The window ATGTGGAGTTCGCGGCCGGGGGGCGGACGGTGGCCCGGGTCGCCGTCCCACGGGAGCTGACGCCCGCCGGGCCGAAGGAGTTCCTGGTCGCGGACACGGACGGCCTGCGCGCGCTGCACTTCCCCGTGCCGGACCGCGAAATCCCCTACCCCACACCGCAGTTCGAGGTCACTCTCGCGCCCGGCGGCATCACCGTGACCGCCCGCACCCTGGTCCGGGACCTGCTCCTCCAGGCCGACCGGCTGGACCCCGAGGCCCGGGCCGACCGGGGTCTGGTGACCTTGCTGCCGGGCGAAGAGGTGACCATCGGGGTGCGCGGCTGGAAGACTCCGGACGCCCGGAGTGCCCGTTCGGCCCTGTACTGCGTGGAGCCCACCCGATGACGGCAACGCCGACCCCCCGCGTCACCATCAAGGACGTCGCCGCGCGTGCCGGTGTGTCCAAAGGTGCCGTGTCGCTCGCCTTCAACCACAAGCCGGGCCTGTCGGAGGCGACCCGGGACCGGATCTTCCGCGCGGCGCGGGAACTGGGCTGGGCGCCGAACCTCACCGCACGGACGCTGGCCGGCTCACGCGTGGACGTGGTGGGACTCGCGGTGTGCCGGCCGGCCCGGATGCTGGGGCTGGAGCCCTGGTACATGGACTTCGTCTCGGGCGTCGAGAGCGTACTGGCCGAGCACTCCTGCTCCCTGCTGCTGCGGCTCGTACGGAACATGGACGAGGAGATCGGGGTCCAGGAGGCATGGTGGCGGGGCCGGCAGATCGGCGGTTCGATCCTCGTCGACTTCCGCGCCGACGATCCCCGGGTGGGCCTGGTGGAGCGGCTCGGACTGCCGGTGGTCGCGGTCGGCCATCCCTCGCTGACCGGGGGCCTCACCTCGGTGTGGACCGACGACGCCACGGCCGTGACGGAGGCGGTGCGCTATCTGGCCGCACTCGGACACCGGCGCATCGCCCGCGTCGGCGGCGCGGCGGCCCTCGGCCACACGGCCATCCGGACGGCGGCGTTCGACGAGGCGGCGGGCTCCCTGGCCGGGGCACGGCAGGTCGCGACGGACTTCTCCGGCGACGCGGGGGCGCGGGCGACACGGTCCCTGCTGAGCGCTTCGGCGCCGGACCGGCCGACCGCGATCGTGTACGACAACGACATCATGGCGGTGGCGGGCCTGTCGGTCGCGGCGGAGATGGGCCTGCGGGTCCCGGACGACGTGTCGCTGCTGGCGTGGGACGACTCGCAGCTGTGCCGGCTGACGCATCCGACGCTGTCCGCGATGAGTCATGACGTGCACGGGTTCGGGGCGGAGGTGGCCCGGACGTTGTTCGGGGTGATCACCGGAGAGGGGGCGGCCGGATCGCATCCCGTACCCACCCCCGTACTGACGCCACGGGGCTCCACGGCACCCCCGAAGGTGTGACCTTCACCGCTCCGCCTGTCAGGACTGTGCAGCTACGTTACCCATAAGTAGCATGGGCCTGAGCGCGCGCTCAGCGCACCTCGCAGCAGCAATGCAGTTCCGGACCCTGGAGGAGAGCCATCGTGCCTCGTACCGTCAGGGACGTCGTCTTCGTCGACGGCGTCCGCACCCCGTTCGGCAAGGCGGGACCGAAGGGCATCTACCACGAGACCCGTGCCGACGACCTCGTCGTGAAGGCGATCCGGGAGCTGCTGCGCCGCAACCCCGGTCTCGACCCGAAGAAGATCGACGAGGTCGCCATCGCCGCGACCACGCAGATCGGCGACCAGGGCCTGACCATCGGCCGTACGGCCGGGATCCTGGCCGGTCTCCCGCAGTCCGTCCCGGGCTACTCGATCGACCGCATGTGCGCCGGTGCCCTGACGGCCGTGACCGCGGTCGCCGGTTCCGTCGCCTTCGGTGCCTACGACGTCGCCATCGCCGGCGGTGTCGAGCACATGGGCCGCCACCCCATGGGTGAGGGCGTCGACCCGAACCCGCGGTTCGTGAGCGAGAAGCTGGTCGACGAGTCGGCCCTGTTCATGGGCATGACCGCGGAGAACCTGCACGACCGTTACCCGCAGATCACCAAGCAGCGCGCCGACGAGTACGCCGTGCGCTCCCAGGAGAAGGCCGCCAAGGCGTACGCCGACGGCAAGATCCAGGCCGACCTGGTGCCGATCTCCGTACGCCGTAC of the Streptomyces koelreuteriae genome contains:
- a CDS encoding thiolase family protein; translated protein: MPRTVRDVVFVDGVRTPFGKAGPKGIYHETRADDLVVKAIRELLRRNPGLDPKKIDEVAIAATTQIGDQGLTIGRTAGILAGLPQSVPGYSIDRMCAGALTAVTAVAGSVAFGAYDVAIAGGVEHMGRHPMGEGVDPNPRFVSEKLVDESALFMGMTAENLHDRYPQITKQRADEYAVRSQEKAAKAYADGKIQADLVPISVRRTSPEAGETGWGLVTADEPMRPGTTLENLSGLKTPFRVHGRVTAGNAAGLNDGATASVIASEDFAREHDLPVKMRLVSYSFVGVEPEVMGYGPIPATEKALAQAGLSISDIGLFEINEAFAVQVLAFLDHYGIADDDARVNQYGGAIAFGHPLASSGVRLMTQLARQFEEQPHVRYGLTTMCVGFGMGATVIWENPHFEGDK
- a CDS encoding LacI family DNA-binding transcriptional regulator; this encodes MTATPTPRVTIKDVAARAGVSKGAVSLAFNHKPGLSEATRDRIFRAARELGWAPNLTARTLAGSRVDVVGLAVCRPARMLGLEPWYMDFVSGVESVLAEHSCSLLLRLVRNMDEEIGVQEAWWRGRQIGGSILVDFRADDPRVGLVERLGLPVVAVGHPSLTGGLTSVWTDDATAVTEAVRYLAALGHRRIARVGGAAALGHTAIRTAAFDEAAGSLAGARQVATDFSGDAGARATRSLLSASAPDRPTAIVYDNDIMAVAGLSVAAEMGLRVPDDVSLLAWDDSQLCRLTHPTLSAMSHDVHGFGAEVARTLFGVITGEGAAGSHPVPTPVLTPRGSTAPPKV